Proteins encoded in a region of the Leguminivora glycinivorella isolate SPB_JAAS2020 chromosome 23, LegGlyc_1.1, whole genome shotgun sequence genome:
- the LOC125238360 gene encoding retinol dehydrogenase 14 isoform X2, with product MCDCDESISRFDRCVYNVTVNMHMIVAEAWRSSYLFWVFPLLIVLVILAVLGIFTVLLGIRLYAQLTCGRYRGKARMDGKTVIVTGCTSGIGRETAKELAKRGATVIMACRNIEAAEKVKEKIIDATKNSKVEVKKLDLSSFSSIRAFAEDINKNVQKLDVLIHNAGYAETFKRDKSQDDIELTMATNHYGPFLLTHLLIDLLKKSAPSRIIVVASSLYRLATFNLENPNPTSTLPGYLYYASKEANILFTKELSRRLEGTGVTANCLHPGMIDSGIWRSVPAPLSWGLWAINKCFFKTPFQGCQTSVMLAVDEQLEKVTGKYYSDCAESALSESVSDPQRARKLWEVSEKMVKLEESDPKIEAGVQQ from the exons ATGTGCGATTGTGATGAATCTATTAGTAGATTCGATAGATGTGTGTATAATGTTACTGTTAATATGC ACATGATCGTCGCCGAAGCCTGGAGGTCCAGCTACCTTTTCTGGGTGTTCCCGCTCCTCATAGTCCTGGTGATCCTCGCCGTGCTCGGGATTTTCACAGTTCTGCTCGGCATCAG GCTATACGCACAACTGACCTGTGGCCGCTACCGCGGTAAAGCCAGGATGGACGGCAAGACGGTCATCGTGACTGGTTGCACCAGCGGCATTGGCCGGGAAACGGCCAAGGAGTTGGCCAAACGAGGGGCCACTGTCATCATGGCTTGTCGGAATATTGAAGCAGCGGAGAAGGTTAAAG AGAAAATCATCGATGCCACAAAGAACTCCAAAGTTGAAGTGAAGAAGCTGGACCTCAGCTCTTTCTCTTCCATCCGCGCTTTCGCCGAAGACATCAACAAAAACGTCCAAAAACTGGACGTTCTCATCCACAACGCTGGTTACGCCGAAACCTTCAAGAGGGACAAGTCTCAAGATGACATCGAACTGACCATGGCCACGAATCATTATGGTCCTTTTTTGCTAACACATCTACTCATTGATTTGTTAAAGAAAAGCGCTCCATCAAGGATTATCGTCGTTGCTTCTTCCTTGTACCGTTTAGCTACGTTTAACCttgaaaaccctaacccaacttcaACTTTACCAGGATATCTTTACTATGCTTCAAAAGAAGCAAACATCCTCTTCACCAAAGAACTTTCCAGACGTTTAGAAGGTACAGGAGTTACAGCCAACTGTCTCCATCCTGGCATGATCGACAGTGGAATCTGGAGGTCTGTCCCCGCGCCTCTAAGCTGGGGTCTCTGGGCTATTAACAAATGCTTCTTCAAGACTCCGTTCCAGGGTTGTCAGACGTCAGTGATGTTGGCTGTGGATGAGCAGCTTGAGAAGGTCACTGGGAAGTATTATTCGGACTGTGCTGAGAGCGCGTTGTCGGAATCTGTGTCTGATCCTCAGAGGGCGAGGAAGTTGTGGGAAGTGTCCGAGAAGATGGTAAAACTTGAGGAGAGTGATCCGAAGATTGAAGCTGGAGTGCAGCAGTAA
- the LOC125238360 gene encoding retinol dehydrogenase 14 isoform X3: MYMIVAEAWRSSYLFWVFPLLIVLVILAVLGIFTVLLGIRLYAQLTCGRYRGKARMDGKTVIVTGCTSGIGRETAKELAKRGATVIMACRNIEAAEKVKEKIIDATKNSKVEVKKLDLSSFSSIRAFAEDINKNVQKLDVLIHNAGYAETFKRDKSQDDIELTMATNHYGPFLLTHLLIDLLKKSAPSRIIVVASSLYRLATFNLENPNPTSTLPGYLYYASKEANILFTKELSRRLEGTGVTANCLHPGMIDSGIWRSVPAPLSWGLWAINKCFFKTPFQGCQTSVMLAVDEQLEKVTGKYYSDCAESALSESVSDPQRARKLWEVSEKMVKLEESDPKIEAGVQQ, from the exons ACATGATCGTCGCCGAAGCCTGGAGGTCCAGCTACCTTTTCTGGGTGTTCCCGCTCCTCATAGTCCTGGTGATCCTCGCCGTGCTCGGGATTTTCACAGTTCTGCTCGGCATCAG GCTATACGCACAACTGACCTGTGGCCGCTACCGCGGTAAAGCCAGGATGGACGGCAAGACGGTCATCGTGACTGGTTGCACCAGCGGCATTGGCCGGGAAACGGCCAAGGAGTTGGCCAAACGAGGGGCCACTGTCATCATGGCTTGTCGGAATATTGAAGCAGCGGAGAAGGTTAAAG AGAAAATCATCGATGCCACAAAGAACTCCAAAGTTGAAGTGAAGAAGCTGGACCTCAGCTCTTTCTCTTCCATCCGCGCTTTCGCCGAAGACATCAACAAAAACGTCCAAAAACTGGACGTTCTCATCCACAACGCTGGTTACGCCGAAACCTTCAAGAGGGACAAGTCTCAAGATGACATCGAACTGACCATGGCCACGAATCATTATGGTCCTTTTTTGCTAACACATCTACTCATTGATTTGTTAAAGAAAAGCGCTCCATCAAGGATTATCGTCGTTGCTTCTTCCTTGTACCGTTTAGCTACGTTTAACCttgaaaaccctaacccaacttcaACTTTACCAGGATATCTTTACTATGCTTCAAAAGAAGCAAACATCCTCTTCACCAAAGAACTTTCCAGACGTTTAGAAGGTACAGGAGTTACAGCCAACTGTCTCCATCCTGGCATGATCGACAGTGGAATCTGGAGGTCTGTCCCCGCGCCTCTAAGCTGGGGTCTCTGGGCTATTAACAAATGCTTCTTCAAGACTCCGTTCCAGGGTTGTCAGACGTCAGTGATGTTGGCTGTGGATGAGCAGCTTGAGAAGGTCACTGGGAAGTATTATTCGGACTGTGCTGAGAGCGCGTTGTCGGAATCTGTGTCTGATCCTCAGAGGGCGAGGAAGTTGTGGGAAGTGTCCGAGAAGATGGTAAAACTTGAGGAGAGTGATCCGAAGATTGAAGCTGGAGTGCAGCAGTAA
- the LOC125238360 gene encoding retinol dehydrogenase 14 isoform X1, with protein MCDGCAGPFLYLFGIKQFSIWVFLNMIVAEAWRSSYLFWVFPLLIVLVILAVLGIFTVLLGIRLYAQLTCGRYRGKARMDGKTVIVTGCTSGIGRETAKELAKRGATVIMACRNIEAAEKVKEKIIDATKNSKVEVKKLDLSSFSSIRAFAEDINKNVQKLDVLIHNAGYAETFKRDKSQDDIELTMATNHYGPFLLTHLLIDLLKKSAPSRIIVVASSLYRLATFNLENPNPTSTLPGYLYYASKEANILFTKELSRRLEGTGVTANCLHPGMIDSGIWRSVPAPLSWGLWAINKCFFKTPFQGCQTSVMLAVDEQLEKVTGKYYSDCAESALSESVSDPQRARKLWEVSEKMVKLEESDPKIEAGVQQ; from the exons ACATGATCGTCGCCGAAGCCTGGAGGTCCAGCTACCTTTTCTGGGTGTTCCCGCTCCTCATAGTCCTGGTGATCCTCGCCGTGCTCGGGATTTTCACAGTTCTGCTCGGCATCAG GCTATACGCACAACTGACCTGTGGCCGCTACCGCGGTAAAGCCAGGATGGACGGCAAGACGGTCATCGTGACTGGTTGCACCAGCGGCATTGGCCGGGAAACGGCCAAGGAGTTGGCCAAACGAGGGGCCACTGTCATCATGGCTTGTCGGAATATTGAAGCAGCGGAGAAGGTTAAAG AGAAAATCATCGATGCCACAAAGAACTCCAAAGTTGAAGTGAAGAAGCTGGACCTCAGCTCTTTCTCTTCCATCCGCGCTTTCGCCGAAGACATCAACAAAAACGTCCAAAAACTGGACGTTCTCATCCACAACGCTGGTTACGCCGAAACCTTCAAGAGGGACAAGTCTCAAGATGACATCGAACTGACCATGGCCACGAATCATTATGGTCCTTTTTTGCTAACACATCTACTCATTGATTTGTTAAAGAAAAGCGCTCCATCAAGGATTATCGTCGTTGCTTCTTCCTTGTACCGTTTAGCTACGTTTAACCttgaaaaccctaacccaacttcaACTTTACCAGGATATCTTTACTATGCTTCAAAAGAAGCAAACATCCTCTTCACCAAAGAACTTTCCAGACGTTTAGAAGGTACAGGAGTTACAGCCAACTGTCTCCATCCTGGCATGATCGACAGTGGAATCTGGAGGTCTGTCCCCGCGCCTCTAAGCTGGGGTCTCTGGGCTATTAACAAATGCTTCTTCAAGACTCCGTTCCAGGGTTGTCAGACGTCAGTGATGTTGGCTGTGGATGAGCAGCTTGAGAAGGTCACTGGGAAGTATTATTCGGACTGTGCTGAGAGCGCGTTGTCGGAATCTGTGTCTGATCCTCAGAGGGCGAGGAAGTTGTGGGAAGTGTCCGAGAAGATGGTAAAACTTGAGGAGAGTGATCCGAAGATTGAAGCTGGAGTGCAGCAGTAA
- the LOC125238360 gene encoding retinol dehydrogenase 14 isoform X4 has product MIVAEAWRSSYLFWVFPLLIVLVILAVLGIFTVLLGIRLYAQLTCGRYRGKARMDGKTVIVTGCTSGIGRETAKELAKRGATVIMACRNIEAAEKVKEKIIDATKNSKVEVKKLDLSSFSSIRAFAEDINKNVQKLDVLIHNAGYAETFKRDKSQDDIELTMATNHYGPFLLTHLLIDLLKKSAPSRIIVVASSLYRLATFNLENPNPTSTLPGYLYYASKEANILFTKELSRRLEGTGVTANCLHPGMIDSGIWRSVPAPLSWGLWAINKCFFKTPFQGCQTSVMLAVDEQLEKVTGKYYSDCAESALSESVSDPQRARKLWEVSEKMVKLEESDPKIEAGVQQ; this is encoded by the exons ATGATCGTCGCCGAAGCCTGGAGGTCCAGCTACCTTTTCTGGGTGTTCCCGCTCCTCATAGTCCTGGTGATCCTCGCCGTGCTCGGGATTTTCACAGTTCTGCTCGGCATCAG GCTATACGCACAACTGACCTGTGGCCGCTACCGCGGTAAAGCCAGGATGGACGGCAAGACGGTCATCGTGACTGGTTGCACCAGCGGCATTGGCCGGGAAACGGCCAAGGAGTTGGCCAAACGAGGGGCCACTGTCATCATGGCTTGTCGGAATATTGAAGCAGCGGAGAAGGTTAAAG AGAAAATCATCGATGCCACAAAGAACTCCAAAGTTGAAGTGAAGAAGCTGGACCTCAGCTCTTTCTCTTCCATCCGCGCTTTCGCCGAAGACATCAACAAAAACGTCCAAAAACTGGACGTTCTCATCCACAACGCTGGTTACGCCGAAACCTTCAAGAGGGACAAGTCTCAAGATGACATCGAACTGACCATGGCCACGAATCATTATGGTCCTTTTTTGCTAACACATCTACTCATTGATTTGTTAAAGAAAAGCGCTCCATCAAGGATTATCGTCGTTGCTTCTTCCTTGTACCGTTTAGCTACGTTTAACCttgaaaaccctaacccaacttcaACTTTACCAGGATATCTTTACTATGCTTCAAAAGAAGCAAACATCCTCTTCACCAAAGAACTTTCCAGACGTTTAGAAGGTACAGGAGTTACAGCCAACTGTCTCCATCCTGGCATGATCGACAGTGGAATCTGGAGGTCTGTCCCCGCGCCTCTAAGCTGGGGTCTCTGGGCTATTAACAAATGCTTCTTCAAGACTCCGTTCCAGGGTTGTCAGACGTCAGTGATGTTGGCTGTGGATGAGCAGCTTGAGAAGGTCACTGGGAAGTATTATTCGGACTGTGCTGAGAGCGCGTTGTCGGAATCTGTGTCTGATCCTCAGAGGGCGAGGAAGTTGTGGGAAGTGTCCGAGAAGATGGTAAAACTTGAGGAGAGTGATCCGAAGATTGAAGCTGGAGTGCAGCAGTAA
- the LOC125238362 gene encoding uncharacterized protein LOC125238362: protein MAVSAQRDLVSSMKTETFLNVSIISKLHPLPSDLKQIFNKDALEKLTQNVFNPLSYYLVTIVDPVKASSFSWPLYDTKTERAYRNELSSFIADYSSKGLLSPVMSSYLVNPACYKVTLFMFQLSQLAVQGTLKSMMKKEQQKKLYAEITEKYKTQNQEGFSQAIEKENEVVLLKLSNYLQKRKNYERIAELFRNGITSMEDKLTKLKPKEKVASLVDSFVKNNSIDEETKSSILEIKNFNKPAQYFSKWLENIDLELDRLETEWNTKMSPIVNSASKTMELSKELIERQTGEADKNSFVLEYNPNTDEINTKVLQEKVNSQQKYILKNIVRNDRLSFPNLIRSYIVAVSYILKNKQVGDEVVRYNKYLEQSSMSYTEMVEGMRALTERLRNAEARLEPSSLSFNQSISLKDVNEIPPVPDLADLSMKRENHTYLDMLTPLGTTRHHFNLRRANTTSFVKPQNRSLMYQAPRDDFLKNFITGPYDRQNSTSNVHNLSIISQVQARSNETIAECAAGFTKQQIQRLLSTHKKSSSTKKHKFKLDRPSMIIKKGGLFNASNTSKAGFNVSNTSSENGLFRCHSSPNLFENKENKYTKRIRKLSIMQEGSPSLLEVSGITTLEEKNTPKREKLPIIESPNFPIPTIIITPAKAKIIDNLNDNINNIENSLESGIASMCSKKFIDNDNDTPKSKIPVPIKQTSSIEKIINRFKKVRANVIAQDEKDDEIKTIFEEKENFNAVNVDVFTANKVLLPDLLSPSCSVLSMKGSEFLEEICDEMEKTEGRRPRESLGTALGVDDTFLDQFDLID, encoded by the exons ATGGCTGTATCTGCGCAGCGGGACCTTGTGAGCTCGATGAAAACAGAAACATTCTTGAATGTTTCCATTATTAGCAAGTTGCACCCTCTGCCTTCCGATTTGAAGCAAATATTCAATAAAGATGCGTTGGAGAAGCTCACACAGAATGTGTTTAATCCACTTTCGTATTATTTAGTCACTATTGTGGATCCTGTAAAGGCGTCATCGTTTTCATGGCCTTTGTATGACACCAAGACGGAAAGAGCTTATAGAAACGAGCTTTCAAGCTTTATAGCAGATTACAGCAGTAAAGGGTTGCTGTCTCCAGTAATGTCGTCGTATTTAGTGAATCCAGCTTGTTACAAAGTGACCCTGTTTATGTTTCAACTATCCCAATTGGCTGTACAGGGCACACTTAAGTCCATGATGAAAAAAGaacaacaaaaaaaactgtACGCGGAAATCACGgaaaaatacaaaacacaaaatcaAGAAGGCTTTTCCCAAGCGATTGAGAAAGAAAATGAGGTTGTTTTGCTGAAATTATCAAACTATTTACAAAAGAGGAAGAACTATGAGAGAATAGCTGAGCTATTTCGAAATGGGATCACTTCCATGGAGGATAAGTTAACTAAATTAAAACCTAAAGAAAAAGTTGCAAGTTTAGTGGATAGCTTTGTGAAAAATAACTCAATAGATGAAGAAACTAAATCTagtatattagaaataaagaacTTCAATAAACCTGCTCAATACTTCAGTAAATGGCTTGAAAACATTGACCTAGAACTGGATCGCTTAGAAACAGAATGGAACACCAAAATGTCACCAATTGTAAACTCTGCatcaaaaacaatggaattAAGTAAAGAATTAATAGAAAGACAAACTGGAGAGGCTGATAAAAATTCTTTCGTACTTGAATATAATCCAAACACTGacgaaataaatacaaaagtattACAAGAGAAAGTGAACAGTCAACAGAAGTATATACTTAAGAATATAGTGAGAAATGACCGGTTAAGTTTCCCGAACTTGATTCGAAGTTACATCGTGGCAGTgagttatattttaaagaacAAGCAGGTTGGGGATGAGGTAGTAAGGTATAATAAGTACTTGGAGCAGAGCAGTATGAGTTATACGGAGATGGTTGAGGGTATGAGAGCTTTGACTGAAAGATTGAGAAATGCGGAGGCTCGTTTGGAg CCATCGTCGCTATCATTCAACCAGTCAATATCATTAAAAGACGTCAACGAAATACCACCCGTACCAGATCTGGCCGATCTTTCAATGAAAAGGGAGAACCACACATACCTCGACATGCTCACTCCTCTCGGAACAACCAGACATCACTTCAACTTAAGGAGAGCAAACACTACATCTTTCGTTAAGCCGCAGAACAGATCCTTAATGTACCAAGCACCGAGGGACGATTTCCTGAAGAACTTTATAACCGGTCCGTATGACCGACAGAACTCAACTTCAAATGTTCATAACTTGTCCATCATCTCACAAGTACAAGCAAGAAGTAATGAAACTATAGCGGAATGTGCTGCTGGCTTTACGAAACAGCAAATACAGAGACTACTCTCAACTCACAAAAAATCTAGTAGTACAAAGAAACACAAGTTTAAACTTGATAGACCTAGCATGATCATCAAAAAAGGTGGTCTATTCAATGCCTCAAATACATCTAAAGCTGGTTTTAATGTCTCAAATACTTCAAGTGAAAACGGACTGTTCCGATGCCATTCCTCACCAAATCTGTTtgaaaacaaagaaaataaatatactaagaGAATTAGAAAACTGTCTATCATGCAAGAAGGCAGCCCATCTCTCCTAGAAGTCTCCGGGATCACTACTTTAGAAGAAAAAAACACACCAAAGCGAGAGAAACTACCAATAATAGAGTCTCCAAATTTCCCGATACCAACTATAATCATAACGCCAGCAAAAGCCAAAATCATAGACAATTTGAACGACAATATAAACAACATTGAAAACAGCTTAGAGTCTGGTATAGCGTCTATGTGCTCTAAAAAATTCATAGACAACGACAATGATACGCCAAAAAGCAAGATTCCAGTGCCTATAAAACAAACAAGTTCCATagagaaaataataaatagattTAAAAAGGTACGCGCAAATGTGATCGCTCAGGATGAAAAAGACGATGAGATAAAGACAATATTTGAAGAAAAAGAGAATTTTAACGCAGTAAATGTAGACGTGTTCACAGCGAACAAGGTGTTATTGCCAGACTTGTTAAGTCCGAGTTGTAGTGTGCTATCGATGAAAGGGAGTGAGTTTTTGGAGGAGATCTGCGATGAAATGGAAAAGACTGAAGGCAGAAGGCCTAGAGAGAGTTTAGGGACCGCTTTAGGCGTTGATGACACGTTTTTAGACCAATTCGATCTAATAGACTGA